In the genome of Raphanus sativus cultivar WK10039 unplaced genomic scaffold, ASM80110v3 Scaffold2155, whole genome shotgun sequence, the window AGATTTTGTATGTTAAGATCAagtggaaaaaataaaaattgatgatTGGTACAGAGTGACATTAGCTAAcataactaatattttgttttatttttataaattagaaGTCGTTTCTTAATTATTTGTACGAAGATAAATTATAAGATGATTATGCTATTTGAGATATTTGGTTTGtgatgtttattaatttatcgagtattaatttacagagttatttttaaaaataatgtcgatttatgtttttaaaagtaACTAATTGTTATAATAATTCTTATTAattcaatatacatatattactGACTTCTcacaatatatgtatattgaatTAATAAGAATTTGTATAACAATtagttacttttaaaaataatgacgatttaatattttaatatatatatatctttaaattaatatataatatattttatagttaaacaatAATCAAGCAAAagtatttgtataaatatattttctaaaatatttttaatatgtaagtgtttttaaaatttgaacacAATAATAAACTATTTTGTGTTTgatagataattattttttatgtgaaatataaaattttctagAATTTTCCACGCATTTACAAGCATTTGTGTAAATTATGGACATGAAATAAAACCAcgcttgataaaaaaaaatgcatgTGATAAGTGAAAGGGACTACTACAACATTCATGTTCGAAATTGCGCTAGGCGCGAGTCGGGCGGCGACGTCGGGCCTAGCGAGTTATCAAAAAAGCGGTGATTAAACGGGGAGTACTCGGGGagtaatttttagttatatatatatatatatttttttcatcaaataattgatatattttaattcataagatatattataaatttataacacaAAGCTTATACtccaaaatatattgaaatttcTTCTAATACACATCTAGTTCAAAATACAAAAGCTAATTTCTATACACGGGATACACCAAAAAAAGATTGTCTTGATCTTAAGAATATACAAAAAGTAAGTTATAATCTTTAAAGATCAAGTTATCACTGTGTAGTAGAGAGATGTGTTAGAAGTTATATCTTATACATTACACctgcaaacaaaaagaaaacgatgTCAGCTTGACTTTGaaagcaaaaacaaacaaaaacaaaaacatgactTGAAAACAAAACATCACGTTCCTCATTTATCTCTGTTCtttcattttaaacacaccaccAGAAAACTCTTTTCCACACAATTTACACTTAACTTTGTCTAGACTTCTTGAATCACACAAGACTCCATACTGCCATCCTACATCATTTGAGTTACGCTTAAGAGGTGGAGGCCTATCTGTCGGTGGATCATCCATTGATTCCTAAGTGACATAATGAAACAAACCATCAGTAATATCCTAAATAATTATTAACAGAACATGAGGAAAAAAAAGTCAACTGAAAACATATAACTCTTTACTCTTTAGCCAGAAAAATCATACACAATCTAAAAACACAGTTAACTAGTTGAACCAAAATCAAGTCTTTTAGTAACAATGAAGAAGAGCAGAGACCTTTATCTTCAAGAGAAATACGACATTTATCTTATACTAGTAGTAAACTCAGACATAATGAACACATATGAGAAACTTCACAAAATTAACAAAAGCCAAAATATGAGTATATTAACCACGATGAAACAAGATGAAACAAAAGCCAAAAGATAAAACAAGAACCCAGAAACTAATTGAAGTCAAGTAAACACAAAGAAATAAAGAAGGAAATCAAGTGAAAATAGATATCCAGTACCTGATTTGGTCTTAGATTTGAACACTCGATTTGTTCTTGGGTTGAAACTCAGAGATCGTGATATTAGGGTTTCTTCCACAAATAAAATCTCAAACTCAACTTAGTATAATTAAAGAAAAGATCAGAGCACTTggaaataggaaaaaaaagtaTGGGCTTCGTGTTTTGTTATAGATAAATATGGAGAATTGGCCAATTGGGCCTACTCGGATTACACAATTATACggtgattttttaattattcggTCAAACGCGAGAATAACTTGTTGACCGCCTAGACTAGCCGAATTGAGTGTTTTCTCCACGCTAAGGTGACGCCTAGCGCCTACTCGGCCGATTACTCGGCAACTAGGCCGCGTTTTTGAACACAGCAACATTGTATGTATATTAACCAATTAGACGAAAGTGACCATATTGGATTGGGTTCGGTCCGACCAAAACCGATCGGTTATAATCATGAAGCCCTAGTGTCTTAAAACCTTTCGCTTCCTCCATTTCTTCGAAACGTTTGTCTGCGTCCAATTCTTCGTAACGAGGAGGAACGAATCCGAAGAACATGGAACAATGGTTAGTTTCTCTGTTCGATCTTCTTTTACTTCTATGAACCGTTCTTGACAGTACAGTAAGCTTCAAACTCTGACTCTTAAATCttaatgtttgatttttttttagtggAGAAAGTTTGAGGAAGCGAGATGTAGTGGACAGAATCAGTGCGTTACCAGAACCTTTGATTCTGCAGATATTGTCTTTACTCCCAACAAAACTTGTCATAGCCACAAGTGTTCTGTCTAAGCGATGGCGGTGCGTTTGGAAAATGGTGCCGGTTCTCCGGTTCGAATCCAAAGGAGATATAAAGAAATTCGCAGAGAGTGTTTCCAAGTCTTTGCTTTCACATAAATCTCCCATCTTGAACACTCTCCATCTGAAACTAAACGATAGATGCGACGACGTGTACATTGGAGTATGGGCTGGAATCGCAATCACACGCCACGTGCGTGACCTCGAGCTTGATCTCCACTTTGGTTATAGCGATCCCCCCATCAGATTTCCAAGCAGCTTGTTTTGTTTCGACACGCTTGAGACCTTGAAGTTCAAGCATCACGTTCTTCTAGATATTCCTTCTTTGGTGTCTCTCAACTCCCTTAGAACTCTTCATCTTCACTCTGTGGTTTACAAAGACAGTGAGTCTATTCGAAACCTTTTCTCTAGCTGCCCGAATCTTGAACATTTGGTCGTCCATCGATCTTATAACGATGTGGTGAAATTCGTTATCGAGTCTCCATCTCTCAAGACGCTGTCTCTTTACGGTGAGAATTTTGTTGGAAGAGAGAATGGGATTGGGGGATATGTGATAAACGCTCCTTCTTTGGTACGCTTGAATATTCAAATGTTGAAAGGTTATGAGCATTGTCTTATTGAGAACGCGCCTGAGCTGCTAATAGAGGCGAATGTTAGCAATGTTTCGAATATAACCAATGAGACTATTATGGCTTCTCTTAAGTCTACCAAACGTCTTTGCTTGGACTTATCACCTTTGCAGGTAACTTCTCGGGTTTGATTGattgaactattttttttttttttgtaataatactAATAAGTGTCTCATGGACCAGATTGCATATCCTACTGGAATTGTCTTCTATCAGCTGGTATATCTTGAGATGTATTCACATAAAGTTGAGTGGTGGAATCTACTTGCAGTAATGCTTGATAGCTCTCCTAAGCTACAAGTTCTTAAGCTCACTGATGTAAGCAATTTCAGTTTTTGAAGGTctgttaattaataataataatatacattgCTTTTCCTTTGTGCAGGATTCGTCTCAACAACCAAAGTTGGTTTCGGACAAGAAAAATATGGAGCCGGGGAAATGGAACCAACCCAAGTGTGTCCCTCAATGTTTGTTGTGGCATCTTGAGACATTTGTGTGGACACGACCTGATTGgataagagaagaagagaaagaagtggCCAGATACATTCTAGGCAATGCACGACACTTGAA includes:
- the LOC108805758 gene encoding F-box/FBD/LRR-repeat protein At3g51530, yielding MEQCGESLRKRDVVDRISALPEPLILQILSLLPTKLVIATSVLSKRWRCVWKMVPVLRFESKGDIKKFAESVSKSLLSHKSPILNTLHLKLNDRCDDVYIGVWAGIAITRHVRDLELDLHFGYSDPPIRFPSSLFCFDTLETLKFKHHVLLDIPSLVSLNSLRTLHLHSVVYKDSESIRNLFSSCPNLEHLVVHRSYNDVVKFVIESPSLKTLSLYGENFVGRENGIGGYVINAPSLVRLNIQMLKGYEHCLIENAPELLIEANVSNVSNITNETIMASLKSTKRLCLDLSPLQIAYPTGIVFYQLVYLEMYSHKVEWWNLLAVMLDSSPKLQVLKLTDDSSQQPKLVSDKKNMEPGKWNQPKCVPQCLLWHLETFVWTRPDWIREEEKEVARYILGNARHLKKATFIIEPIESKRLFRLAKRREMLNELPAVVRASSSCQLVFQSE